The proteins below come from a single Drosophila kikkawai strain 14028-0561.14 chromosome 3R, DkikHiC1v2, whole genome shotgun sequence genomic window:
- the kat-60L1 gene encoding katanin p60 ATPase-containing subunit A1 isoform X3, giving the protein MRGEETTYRRTTREKIVLRGNTTIRTVDSTSTYLPVMSSAGSSTPPTSLSHMARMMDSLILDSLSPFGFTKITATSRPSRNANGMKKPSADGVLSSPADRQNRPINNLGANAPGGLGIGGSVPLRSKQRLPTQVSAAEVAPQPRPSQTAQMPFPSQQQDNRWVSSLRRRDPELQPTLPSISSNANSSSLSQSHHGSAGNVGLAGGGGPIPTTSVGNMRLGRPGRASALTAAVRKSRSVERMRARKLSTNTQLTLKHKPVKKNSLDENSNSDDQDATTSLEDNSQAQSLSTSHNTPKCSPKTKVKHFSPLGYEGHLVDTLEKDILQRHPCIKWTDVAGLNEAKTILQEAVVLPVIMPEFFKGIRRPWRGVLMVGPPGTGKTMLAKAVATECGTTFFNVSSSTLTSKYRGESEKLVRLLFEMARFYAPSTIFIDEIDALCASRGSDSEHEASRRFKAELLIQMDGLNASMQEEKVIMVLAATNHPWDIDEAFRRRFEKRIYIPLPNEDTRSALLKLCLKDVCLSPNLNTGLIGDELQGYSGSDISNVCRDASMMAMRRLISGRTPDQIKQIRREEVDLPITLQDFQDARQRTKKSVSADDVARFEKWMEEYGSC; this is encoded by the exons ATGCGGGGCGAGGAGACGACATACAGGCGCACGACGCGCGAGAAGATTGTGCTGCGAGGGAACACAACCATACGCACCGTGGACTCCACTTCCACATACCTGCCCGTGATGAGTTCAGCGGG CTCATCTACACCCCCCACAAGCCTTTCGCACATGGCCCGGATGATGGACTCCCTGATCCTGGACTCACTGTCGCCATTTGGCTTTACCAAGATCACGGCCACCAGTCGACCCTCTCGAAATGCCAACGGCATGAAAAAACCTTCCGCTGATGGTGTCCTCTCCTCGCCCGCGGATCGTCAGAACCGACCGATTAACAATCTCGGCGCTAATGCTCCTGGAGGATTGGGCATCGGCGGAAGTGTTCCACTGCGCAGCAAGCAGCGGCTGCCCACTCAAG TCTCTGCCGCAGAAGTAGCCCCACAACCGCGTCCAAGCCAGACGGCCCAGATGCCGTTCCCCTCGCAGCAACAGGACAATCGGTGGGTATCCTCCCTGAGGCGTCGCGATCCCGAGCTCCAGCCCACACTGCCCTCCATCAGCAGTAAtgcaaacagcagcagccttaGCCAGAGTCATCATGGTAGTGCCGGAAATGTGGGTCTGGCGGGCGGTGGGGGACCAATTCCCACTACCAGTGTGGGAAATATGAGGCTGGGAAGACCAGGAAGGGCATCCGCCTTGACTGCCGCTGTAAGGAAGAGTCGATCCGTGGAGCGAATGCGGGCAAGAAAACTGAGCACCAACACCCAGCTAACCCTGAAGCACAAGCCGGTTAAGAAGAACTCACTCGATGAGAACTCCAACTCGGATGACCAGGATGCCACCACATCTCTGGAGGATAACTCGCAGGCCCAGTCCCTGTCTACCAGTCACAATACGCCCAAGTGCTCGCCGAAGACCAAGGTCAAGCACTTCTCTCCCCTCGGCTACGAGGGTCACTTGGTGGACACTCTCGAGAAGGACATTTTGCAGAGGCATCCGTGCATCAAATGGACGGATGTGGCTGGGCTCAACGAGGCCAAGACAATACTCCAG GAAGCAGTGGTGCTTCCGGTCATAATGCCGGAATTCTTTAAGGGAATCCGGCGGCCGTGGCGAGGAGTGCTGATGGTGGGTCCACCGGGAACCGGAAAGACCATGCTGGCCAAGGCTGTGGCCACCGAGTGTGGCACTACCTTCTTCAACGTGTCGTCCTCGACGCTAACATCCAAGTACCGGGGCGAGAGCGAGAAGCTGGTGCGTCTGCTTTTCGAGATGGCTCGCTTCTATGCCCCCAGCACGATCTTCATTGACGAGATCGATGCTCTGTGTGCCTCCAGGGGTAGCGATTCGGAGCATGAGGCCAGTCGTCGGTTTAAGGCTGAGCTGCTCATCCAAATGGACGGACTCAATGCGAGCATGCAGGAGGAGAAGGTGATTATGGTGCTGGCAGCCACCAATCATCCGTGGGACATTGACGAGGCGTTCCGCAGACGCTTTGAAAAGCGGATTTACATACCATTGCCGAACG AGGACACCCGTTCGGCCCTGCTCAAGCTCTGCCTTAAGGATGTCTGCCTGTCGCCCAACTTGAACACCGGACTGATTGGCGATGAGCTCCAGGGGTACTCCGGATCGGACATCAGCAACGTTTGCCGTGACGCCTCCATGATGGCCATGCGCCGCCTTATCTCGGGCCGCACTCCAGATCAAATCAAGCAGATCCGGCGCGAGGAGGTGGACCTGCCCATCACACTGCAGGACTTTCAGGATGCAAGGCAGCGCACCAAGAAGTCCGTGTCCGCGGACGATGTGGCCCGCTTCGAGAAGTGGATGGAGGAGTACGGGTCCTGCTAG
- the kat-60L1 gene encoding katanin p60 ATPase-containing subunit A1 isoform X4, with translation MRGEETTYRRTTREKIVLRGNTTIRTVDSTSTYLPVMSSAGSSTPPTSLSHMARMMDSLILDSLSPFGFTKITATSRPSRNANGMKKPSADGVLSSPADRQNRPINNLGANAPGGLGIGGSVPLRSKQRLPTQEVAPQPRPSQTAQMPFPSQQQDNRWVSSLRRRDPELQPTLPSISSNANSSSLSQSHHGSAGNVGLAGGGGPIPTTSVGNMRLGRPGRASALTAAVRKSRSVERMRARKLSTNTQLTLKHKPVKKNSLDENSNSDDQDATTSLEDNSQAQSLSTSHNTPKCSPKTKVKHFSPLGYEGHLVDTLEKDILQRHPCIKWTDVAGLNEAKTILQEAVVLPVIMPEFFKGIRRPWRGVLMVGPPGTGKTMLAKAVATECGTTFFNVSSSTLTSKYRGESEKLVRLLFEMARFYAPSTIFIDEIDALCASRGSDSEHEASRRFKAELLIQMDGLNASMQEEKVIMVLAATNHPWDIDEAFRRRFEKRIYIPLPNEDTRSALLKLCLKDVCLSPNLNTGLIGDELQGYSGSDISNVCRDASMMAMRRLISGRTPDQIKQIRREEVDLPITLQDFQDARQRTKKSVSADDVARFEKWMEEYGSC, from the exons ATGCGGGGCGAGGAGACGACATACAGGCGCACGACGCGCGAGAAGATTGTGCTGCGAGGGAACACAACCATACGCACCGTGGACTCCACTTCCACATACCTGCCCGTGATGAGTTCAGCGGG CTCATCTACACCCCCCACAAGCCTTTCGCACATGGCCCGGATGATGGACTCCCTGATCCTGGACTCACTGTCGCCATTTGGCTTTACCAAGATCACGGCCACCAGTCGACCCTCTCGAAATGCCAACGGCATGAAAAAACCTTCCGCTGATGGTGTCCTCTCCTCGCCCGCGGATCGTCAGAACCGACCGATTAACAATCTCGGCGCTAATGCTCCTGGAGGATTGGGCATCGGCGGAAGTGTTCCACTGCGCAGCAAGCAGCGGCTGCCCACTCAAG AAGTAGCCCCACAACCGCGTCCAAGCCAGACGGCCCAGATGCCGTTCCCCTCGCAGCAACAGGACAATCGGTGGGTATCCTCCCTGAGGCGTCGCGATCCCGAGCTCCAGCCCACACTGCCCTCCATCAGCAGTAAtgcaaacagcagcagccttaGCCAGAGTCATCATGGTAGTGCCGGAAATGTGGGTCTGGCGGGCGGTGGGGGACCAATTCCCACTACCAGTGTGGGAAATATGAGGCTGGGAAGACCAGGAAGGGCATCCGCCTTGACTGCCGCTGTAAGGAAGAGTCGATCCGTGGAGCGAATGCGGGCAAGAAAACTGAGCACCAACACCCAGCTAACCCTGAAGCACAAGCCGGTTAAGAAGAACTCACTCGATGAGAACTCCAACTCGGATGACCAGGATGCCACCACATCTCTGGAGGATAACTCGCAGGCCCAGTCCCTGTCTACCAGTCACAATACGCCCAAGTGCTCGCCGAAGACCAAGGTCAAGCACTTCTCTCCCCTCGGCTACGAGGGTCACTTGGTGGACACTCTCGAGAAGGACATTTTGCAGAGGCATCCGTGCATCAAATGGACGGATGTGGCTGGGCTCAACGAGGCCAAGACAATACTCCAG GAAGCAGTGGTGCTTCCGGTCATAATGCCGGAATTCTTTAAGGGAATCCGGCGGCCGTGGCGAGGAGTGCTGATGGTGGGTCCACCGGGAACCGGAAAGACCATGCTGGCCAAGGCTGTGGCCACCGAGTGTGGCACTACCTTCTTCAACGTGTCGTCCTCGACGCTAACATCCAAGTACCGGGGCGAGAGCGAGAAGCTGGTGCGTCTGCTTTTCGAGATGGCTCGCTTCTATGCCCCCAGCACGATCTTCATTGACGAGATCGATGCTCTGTGTGCCTCCAGGGGTAGCGATTCGGAGCATGAGGCCAGTCGTCGGTTTAAGGCTGAGCTGCTCATCCAAATGGACGGACTCAATGCGAGCATGCAGGAGGAGAAGGTGATTATGGTGCTGGCAGCCACCAATCATCCGTGGGACATTGACGAGGCGTTCCGCAGACGCTTTGAAAAGCGGATTTACATACCATTGCCGAACG AGGACACCCGTTCGGCCCTGCTCAAGCTCTGCCTTAAGGATGTCTGCCTGTCGCCCAACTTGAACACCGGACTGATTGGCGATGAGCTCCAGGGGTACTCCGGATCGGACATCAGCAACGTTTGCCGTGACGCCTCCATGATGGCCATGCGCCGCCTTATCTCGGGCCGCACTCCAGATCAAATCAAGCAGATCCGGCGCGAGGAGGTGGACCTGCCCATCACACTGCAGGACTTTCAGGATGCAAGGCAGCGCACCAAGAAGTCCGTGTCCGCGGACGATGTGGCCCGCTTCGAGAAGTGGATGGAGGAGTACGGGTCCTGCTAG
- the kat-60L1 gene encoding katanin p60 ATPase-containing subunit A1 isoform X1 has protein sequence MFNTSAQNWFGMGQTSGAPAGGVAQLLNNNNSGVYQSQQTAPHPFMRQRSLTSSNPALERSTAMALRPQSPPNVQVEYEVAVPFVSTYRHTPYHSLWDLHQCSSTPPTSLSHMARMMDSLILDSLSPFGFTKITATSRPSRNANGMKKPSADGVLSSPADRQNRPINNLGANAPGGLGIGGSVPLRSKQRLPTQVSAAEVAPQPRPSQTAQMPFPSQQQDNRWVSSLRRRDPELQPTLPSISSNANSSSLSQSHHGSAGNVGLAGGGGPIPTTSVGNMRLGRPGRASALTAAVRKSRSVERMRARKLSTNTQLTLKHKPVKKNSLDENSNSDDQDATTSLEDNSQAQSLSTSHNTPKCSPKTKVKHFSPLGYEGHLVDTLEKDILQRHPCIKWTDVAGLNEAKTILQEAVVLPVIMPEFFKGIRRPWRGVLMVGPPGTGKTMLAKAVATECGTTFFNVSSSTLTSKYRGESEKLVRLLFEMARFYAPSTIFIDEIDALCASRGSDSEHEASRRFKAELLIQMDGLNASMQEEKVIMVLAATNHPWDIDEAFRRRFEKRIYIPLPNEDTRSALLKLCLKDVCLSPNLNTGLIGDELQGYSGSDISNVCRDASMMAMRRLISGRTPDQIKQIRREEVDLPITLQDFQDARQRTKKSVSADDVARFEKWMEEYGSC, from the exons ATGTTCAACACCAGTGCCCAGAATTGGTTTGGCATGGGCCAGACATCGGGGGCTCCGGCCGGCGGTGTTGCCCAGTtgctcaacaacaacaactcggGTGTGTACCAGTCCCAGCAGACGGCACCGCATCCCTTTATGCGCCAGCGATCGCTGACCAGTTCCAATCCCGCCCTGGAGCGCTCCACTGCGATGGCCCTAAGGCCACAGTCGCCGCCGAATGTTCAGGTGGAGTACGAAGTGGCGGTGCCCTTTGTCTCCACATATCGACACACTCCATATCACTCGCTATGGGATCTGCACCAGTG CTCATCTACACCCCCCACAAGCCTTTCGCACATGGCCCGGATGATGGACTCCCTGATCCTGGACTCACTGTCGCCATTTGGCTTTACCAAGATCACGGCCACCAGTCGACCCTCTCGAAATGCCAACGGCATGAAAAAACCTTCCGCTGATGGTGTCCTCTCCTCGCCCGCGGATCGTCAGAACCGACCGATTAACAATCTCGGCGCTAATGCTCCTGGAGGATTGGGCATCGGCGGAAGTGTTCCACTGCGCAGCAAGCAGCGGCTGCCCACTCAAG TCTCTGCCGCAGAAGTAGCCCCACAACCGCGTCCAAGCCAGACGGCCCAGATGCCGTTCCCCTCGCAGCAACAGGACAATCGGTGGGTATCCTCCCTGAGGCGTCGCGATCCCGAGCTCCAGCCCACACTGCCCTCCATCAGCAGTAAtgcaaacagcagcagccttaGCCAGAGTCATCATGGTAGTGCCGGAAATGTGGGTCTGGCGGGCGGTGGGGGACCAATTCCCACTACCAGTGTGGGAAATATGAGGCTGGGAAGACCAGGAAGGGCATCCGCCTTGACTGCCGCTGTAAGGAAGAGTCGATCCGTGGAGCGAATGCGGGCAAGAAAACTGAGCACCAACACCCAGCTAACCCTGAAGCACAAGCCGGTTAAGAAGAACTCACTCGATGAGAACTCCAACTCGGATGACCAGGATGCCACCACATCTCTGGAGGATAACTCGCAGGCCCAGTCCCTGTCTACCAGTCACAATACGCCCAAGTGCTCGCCGAAGACCAAGGTCAAGCACTTCTCTCCCCTCGGCTACGAGGGTCACTTGGTGGACACTCTCGAGAAGGACATTTTGCAGAGGCATCCGTGCATCAAATGGACGGATGTGGCTGGGCTCAACGAGGCCAAGACAATACTCCAG GAAGCAGTGGTGCTTCCGGTCATAATGCCGGAATTCTTTAAGGGAATCCGGCGGCCGTGGCGAGGAGTGCTGATGGTGGGTCCACCGGGAACCGGAAAGACCATGCTGGCCAAGGCTGTGGCCACCGAGTGTGGCACTACCTTCTTCAACGTGTCGTCCTCGACGCTAACATCCAAGTACCGGGGCGAGAGCGAGAAGCTGGTGCGTCTGCTTTTCGAGATGGCTCGCTTCTATGCCCCCAGCACGATCTTCATTGACGAGATCGATGCTCTGTGTGCCTCCAGGGGTAGCGATTCGGAGCATGAGGCCAGTCGTCGGTTTAAGGCTGAGCTGCTCATCCAAATGGACGGACTCAATGCGAGCATGCAGGAGGAGAAGGTGATTATGGTGCTGGCAGCCACCAATCATCCGTGGGACATTGACGAGGCGTTCCGCAGACGCTTTGAAAAGCGGATTTACATACCATTGCCGAACG AGGACACCCGTTCGGCCCTGCTCAAGCTCTGCCTTAAGGATGTCTGCCTGTCGCCCAACTTGAACACCGGACTGATTGGCGATGAGCTCCAGGGGTACTCCGGATCGGACATCAGCAACGTTTGCCGTGACGCCTCCATGATGGCCATGCGCCGCCTTATCTCGGGCCGCACTCCAGATCAAATCAAGCAGATCCGGCGCGAGGAGGTGGACCTGCCCATCACACTGCAGGACTTTCAGGATGCAAGGCAGCGCACCAAGAAGTCCGTGTCCGCGGACGATGTGGCCCGCTTCGAGAAGTGGATGGAGGAGTACGGGTCCTGCTAG
- the kat-60L1 gene encoding katanin p60 ATPase-containing subunit A1 isoform X2 has product MFNTSAQNWFGMGQTSGAPAGGVAQLLNNNNSGVYQSQQTAPHPFMRQRSLTSSNPALERSTAMALRPQSPPNVQVEYEVAVPFVSTYRHTPYHSLWDLHQCSSTPPTSLSHMARMMDSLILDSLSPFGFTKITATSRPSRNANGMKKPSADGVLSSPADRQNRPINNLGANAPGGLGIGGSVPLRSKQRLPTQEVAPQPRPSQTAQMPFPSQQQDNRWVSSLRRRDPELQPTLPSISSNANSSSLSQSHHGSAGNVGLAGGGGPIPTTSVGNMRLGRPGRASALTAAVRKSRSVERMRARKLSTNTQLTLKHKPVKKNSLDENSNSDDQDATTSLEDNSQAQSLSTSHNTPKCSPKTKVKHFSPLGYEGHLVDTLEKDILQRHPCIKWTDVAGLNEAKTILQEAVVLPVIMPEFFKGIRRPWRGVLMVGPPGTGKTMLAKAVATECGTTFFNVSSSTLTSKYRGESEKLVRLLFEMARFYAPSTIFIDEIDALCASRGSDSEHEASRRFKAELLIQMDGLNASMQEEKVIMVLAATNHPWDIDEAFRRRFEKRIYIPLPNEDTRSALLKLCLKDVCLSPNLNTGLIGDELQGYSGSDISNVCRDASMMAMRRLISGRTPDQIKQIRREEVDLPITLQDFQDARQRTKKSVSADDVARFEKWMEEYGSC; this is encoded by the exons ATGTTCAACACCAGTGCCCAGAATTGGTTTGGCATGGGCCAGACATCGGGGGCTCCGGCCGGCGGTGTTGCCCAGTtgctcaacaacaacaactcggGTGTGTACCAGTCCCAGCAGACGGCACCGCATCCCTTTATGCGCCAGCGATCGCTGACCAGTTCCAATCCCGCCCTGGAGCGCTCCACTGCGATGGCCCTAAGGCCACAGTCGCCGCCGAATGTTCAGGTGGAGTACGAAGTGGCGGTGCCCTTTGTCTCCACATATCGACACACTCCATATCACTCGCTATGGGATCTGCACCAGTG CTCATCTACACCCCCCACAAGCCTTTCGCACATGGCCCGGATGATGGACTCCCTGATCCTGGACTCACTGTCGCCATTTGGCTTTACCAAGATCACGGCCACCAGTCGACCCTCTCGAAATGCCAACGGCATGAAAAAACCTTCCGCTGATGGTGTCCTCTCCTCGCCCGCGGATCGTCAGAACCGACCGATTAACAATCTCGGCGCTAATGCTCCTGGAGGATTGGGCATCGGCGGAAGTGTTCCACTGCGCAGCAAGCAGCGGCTGCCCACTCAAG AAGTAGCCCCACAACCGCGTCCAAGCCAGACGGCCCAGATGCCGTTCCCCTCGCAGCAACAGGACAATCGGTGGGTATCCTCCCTGAGGCGTCGCGATCCCGAGCTCCAGCCCACACTGCCCTCCATCAGCAGTAAtgcaaacagcagcagccttaGCCAGAGTCATCATGGTAGTGCCGGAAATGTGGGTCTGGCGGGCGGTGGGGGACCAATTCCCACTACCAGTGTGGGAAATATGAGGCTGGGAAGACCAGGAAGGGCATCCGCCTTGACTGCCGCTGTAAGGAAGAGTCGATCCGTGGAGCGAATGCGGGCAAGAAAACTGAGCACCAACACCCAGCTAACCCTGAAGCACAAGCCGGTTAAGAAGAACTCACTCGATGAGAACTCCAACTCGGATGACCAGGATGCCACCACATCTCTGGAGGATAACTCGCAGGCCCAGTCCCTGTCTACCAGTCACAATACGCCCAAGTGCTCGCCGAAGACCAAGGTCAAGCACTTCTCTCCCCTCGGCTACGAGGGTCACTTGGTGGACACTCTCGAGAAGGACATTTTGCAGAGGCATCCGTGCATCAAATGGACGGATGTGGCTGGGCTCAACGAGGCCAAGACAATACTCCAG GAAGCAGTGGTGCTTCCGGTCATAATGCCGGAATTCTTTAAGGGAATCCGGCGGCCGTGGCGAGGAGTGCTGATGGTGGGTCCACCGGGAACCGGAAAGACCATGCTGGCCAAGGCTGTGGCCACCGAGTGTGGCACTACCTTCTTCAACGTGTCGTCCTCGACGCTAACATCCAAGTACCGGGGCGAGAGCGAGAAGCTGGTGCGTCTGCTTTTCGAGATGGCTCGCTTCTATGCCCCCAGCACGATCTTCATTGACGAGATCGATGCTCTGTGTGCCTCCAGGGGTAGCGATTCGGAGCATGAGGCCAGTCGTCGGTTTAAGGCTGAGCTGCTCATCCAAATGGACGGACTCAATGCGAGCATGCAGGAGGAGAAGGTGATTATGGTGCTGGCAGCCACCAATCATCCGTGGGACATTGACGAGGCGTTCCGCAGACGCTTTGAAAAGCGGATTTACATACCATTGCCGAACG AGGACACCCGTTCGGCCCTGCTCAAGCTCTGCCTTAAGGATGTCTGCCTGTCGCCCAACTTGAACACCGGACTGATTGGCGATGAGCTCCAGGGGTACTCCGGATCGGACATCAGCAACGTTTGCCGTGACGCCTCCATGATGGCCATGCGCCGCCTTATCTCGGGCCGCACTCCAGATCAAATCAAGCAGATCCGGCGCGAGGAGGTGGACCTGCCCATCACACTGCAGGACTTTCAGGATGCAAGGCAGCGCACCAAGAAGTCCGTGTCCGCGGACGATGTGGCCCGCTTCGAGAAGTGGATGGAGGAGTACGGGTCCTGCTAG
- the Hat1 gene encoding histone acetyltransferase type B catalytic subunit produces MAQIQEYQSLVLDALEVVDFKLIREKGDINNDALTFHPAMAHQIFGESETIFGYEDLHVRVLYTAGPLHIYLGIEYSNRVNEISGGEIKADDVVSTIAQSLPDGCYFINLDEFLKTLDKADKFQPFGEKIGEYTQVSDDGTERLFEIYQCDYKSSSFLKFFGRLQTFILWFVDAASYIDTDDPQWCYFLCYEKYKNSDGQWQYATAGYTTVYEYYAYPENKRPRISQMLILPPFQKLGLATQMVESIYKFYQAQKNVIDITVEDPSEDFQRLRNFVDARFCKELKSFARAEIVKGFNKEMVREARETLKLNPHQVRKVYELLRLFYTNINEEKEYKAYRLEVKKRLNAVHYKQMKDLQKMERLKMDTEMIRARLPTVKQRMDQLQEEYTVVEQDYQKTIAKLRAL; encoded by the exons ATGGCCCAGATTCAGGAATACCAGTCCTTGGTGCTCGATGCCCTCGAAGTTGTGGATTTTAAGCTGA TTCGAGAGAAAGGCGACATAAACAACGACGCCCTCACCTTTCACCCCGCCATGGCCCACCAGATCTTCGGCGAGTCCGAGACGATTTTCGGCTACGAGGACTTGCATGTACGGGTGCTTTACACGGCTGGGCCCTTGCACATTTACCTGGGCATTGAGTACAGTAACCGGGTGAACGAAATCTCTGGCGGCGAGATCAAGGCCGACGACGTGGTCAGCACTATTGCACAGAGTCTGCCCGACGGCTGTTACTTCATCAACTTGGATGAGTTTCTAAAGACGCTAGACAAGGCGGACAAGTTTCAACCCTTTGGCGAGAAGATAGGCGAATATACCCAGGTGTCCGACGATGGAACCGAACGGCTTTTTGAAATCTACCAGTGCGACTACAAGAGCTCTTCATTCCTCAAGTTCTTTGGACGGCTGCAGACCTTCATATTGTGGTTCGTGGACGCCGCCTCGTACATCGACACCGATGACCCACAGTGGTGTTACTTTTTGTG CTATGAGAAGTACAAGAACAGCGATGGCCAGTGGCAATACGCCACTGCTGGCTATACCACTGTATACGAGTACTATGCCTATCCGGAAAACAAGCGGCCGAGGATTAGTCAGATGCTTATATTGCCACCCTTCCAGAAGCTTGGACTCGCCACCCAGATGGTGGAGAGCATTTACAAGTTCTACCAGGCGCAAAAGAATGTAATCGATATCACAGTGGAGGATCCGTCAGAGGATTTTCAACGGTTGCGCAACTTTGTGGACGCTCGTTTCTGCAAGGAACTGAAGTCGTTCGCCCGCGCGGAGATCGTCAAGGGATTTAACAAGGAGATGGTGCGGGAGGCTCGCGAAACCCTGAAGCTGAATCCCCACCAGGTGCGGAAGGTATACGAGCTGCTGCGTCTGTTCTACACCAATATCAATGAGGAAAAGGAGTACAAGGCCTACCGGCTCGAGGTCAAGAAAAGGTTGAATGCCGTCCACTACAAGCAGATGAAGGATCTACAGAAAATGGAGCGTCTCAAGATGGACACGGAAATGATAAGGGCCCGCCTGCCTACGGTAAAGCAGCGCATGGATCAGCTGCAGGAGGAGTACACTGTGGTCGAGCAGGACTACCAGAAAACCATTGCCAAACTAAGAGCCTTGTAA
- the Rpn5 gene encoding 26S proteasome non-ATPase regulatory subunit 12: MDTYLFDGGRITKMEVDYEPACNEKIPLAKELAKKNPDAFHEAIEMMLQLEKQTRLGADMVSCSRVLVAICQICFDAGNWNALNEYVSLLVRRRSQLKQAVVKMIQECYTYVDKTPDKETKLKLIDTLRSVTEGKIYVEIERARLTKILADIKEADGDVAAAATVMEELQVETYGSMDKREKVELILEQMRLCLLKEDYVSTQIIAKKISIKFFDDPAQHDLKLKFYNLMIQLNRDTSFLKTSRHYQAIAEPPRKKTGLTPADSSTSADEPKKKDEEKKKKEEDDKDKKAEVSAEPEPEIELTEAQKKELTEKLVCAVLYCVLAPFDNEQSDMMAHLSKNKKLEDVPAYKEILRLFMSKELINFDTFNGDFGQVLAENDMFKDSTKHGKKCITELKDRLIEHNIRIIAMYYSRLHLTRMSELLNLPPNRCEEYLSKLANSDTIRVKIDRPAGIIYFTQKKTASDILNNWATDVNQLMSLVNKTCHLINKEECVYSVMCAVED; the protein is encoded by the exons ATGGATACGTATTTGTTCGATGGCGGCCGCATCACCAAGATGGAGGTGGACTACGAGCCTGCATGTAACGAGAAAATCCCTCTGGCCAAGGAGCTGGCGAAAAAGAACCCCGACGCCTTCCACGAAGCCATCGAGATGATGCTGCAACTGGAGAAACAAACCCGCCTGGGCGCCGACATGGTCTCCTGCTCGCGCGTCCTTGTGGCCATCTGCCAGATCTGCTTTGATGCTGGTAACTGGAACGCTCTCAACGAGTATGTGTCCTTATTGGTGCGCCGGCGCTCCCAGCTGAAGCAGGCTGTGGTAAAGATGATCCAGGAGTGCTACACCTACGTGGACAAGACGCCCGATAAGGAGACCAAGTTGAAGCTTATCGACACCCTGCGCTCGGTTACCGAGGGCAAGATCTACGTGGAGATTGAGCGTGCTCGACTCACAAAGATTCTGGCTGACATCAAGGAGGCCGATGGCGACGTTGCCGCAGCGGCCACTGTCATGGAGGAGCTGCAAGTGGAGACATACGGCTCGATGGACAAGCGCGAGAAGGTCGAGCTCATTCTGGAACAAATGCGCCTCTGCCTGCTCAAGGAGGACTACGTATCTACGCAGATCATCGCCAAGAAGATCAGCATCAAGTTCTTCGACGATCCGGCACAGCATGATCTCAAGCTTAAGTTCTACAACCTGATGATCCAGTTAAACAGGGACACGTCCTTCCTGAAGACTTCGCGTCATTACCAGGCCATTGCTGAGCCGCCGCGCAAGAAGACTGGCCTCACACCCGCTGACTCATCCACGTCTGCAGACGAGCCGAAGAAGAAAGACgaagagaagaagaaaaaggaGGAGGACGACAAGGACAAAAAGGCAGAGGTATCCGCGGAGCCTGAGCCGGAGATCGAGCTGACCGAGGCGCAGAAGAAGGAGCTGACGGAAAAACTGGTCTGTGCCGTTCTCTACTGTGTTTTGGCTCCGTTCGACAACGAACAGAGCGATATGATGGCTCATCTGTCTAAAAACAAGAAGCTGGAAGATGTGCCAGCCTACAA AGAAATTCTGCGCTTGTTTATGTCCAAGGAGCTCATCAATTTCGACACATTCAATGGAGATTTTGGCCAGGTGCTGGCCGAGAATGATATGTTCAAGGACAGCACCAAGCACGGCAAGAAGTGCATCACCGAGCTTAAGGATCGTCTGATAGAGCAT AACATTCGCATCATCGCTATGTACTACTCCCGACTGCATTTAACGCGCATGAGCGAGTTGCTGAACCTGCCTCCGAACCGTTGCGAGGAGTACCTGTCCAAGCTGGCCAACAGCGACACCATCCGCGTGAAGATTGACCGCCCGGCCGGCATTATTTACTTCACTCAGAAGAAGACCGCCTCCGACATCCTGAACAACTGGGCCACTGATGTGAACCAACTGATGTCCCTGGTAAACAAGACCTGTCATCTGATCAACAAGGAGGAGTGCGTTTATTCGGTCATGTGCGCTGTCGAGGATTAG